A region of Argentina anserina chromosome 5, drPotAnse1.1, whole genome shotgun sequence DNA encodes the following proteins:
- the LOC126794856 gene encoding uncharacterized protein LOC126794856 isoform X1, with protein sequence MAAEEESLEEIVAARKERLRALKAAQQLLNTPDEDDQNQPDDVDQTSTNMKFRNYVPHDKKLQEGKLEPPKPSKFEDPVAAVPPPSNKTEDPFLNIAPKKPNWELRRDVQKKLDKLERRTQKAMCKLMEQEKQKQLEEDAISGAGD encoded by the exons ATGGCTGCGGAAGAGGAGTCCCTGGAAGAAATAGTTGCGGCTCGGAAAGAGAGGCTGAGAGCTCTCAAAGCTGCGCAGCAACTGCTGAACACTCCGGATGAGGATGACCAGAATCAGCCTGATGACGTCGATCAAAC TAGTACCAACATGAAATTCCGAAATTATGTTCCTCATGATAAGAAGCTTCAGGAAGGGAAGCTAGAGCCGCCAAAACCATCCAAGTTTGAAGACCCTGTTGCAGCGGTGCCACCTCCATCTAACAAGACCGAG GACCCATTCCTGAATATTGCTCCTAAGAAACCAAACTGGGAACTTCGTAGGGATGTGCAGAAGAAGCTGGATAAGCTTGAAAGGCGAACCCAGAAGGCAATGTGTAAACTCATGG AACAAGAAAAGCAGAAGCAATTGGAAGAAGATGCCATCAGTGGTGCTGGTGACTAG
- the LOC126794852 gene encoding NDR1/HIN1-like protein 6, with amino-acid sequence MADHQKIHPAMDLEAPRMPTVPPIAPHGHQRSSTVAHKEMNEKGRPSTTPVDQPHRRPIGSQPSQVVNTIPAISAAPKQPEKRSSSSICCRCMCWALSILLLALIIIGATAGILYLIFRPKLPSYSVNSLKISDLRLNLDMSLYAKFDVKITAENPNKKIGIYYEQGGRLSVWYTNMRLCEGALPKFYQGHQNKTVLYVALTGQNQYGNVLMNALQQQQQTGSIPLDLNVNAPVAIELGTLKLRKVRILGKCLLVVDSLTANNFISIKADNCKFRLKL; translated from the coding sequence ATGGCTGATCATCAAAAAATTCACCCTGCAATGGATTTGGAGGCACCACGAATGCCAACAGTGCCGCCTATTGCGCCTCATGGACACCAGCGTTCATCAACAGTTGCACATAAAGAGATGAATGAAAAAGGTCGTCCAAGTACTACTCCAGTTGATCAGCCACATCGCCGCCCAATAGGTTCACAACCATCACAGGTAGTAAACACCATTCCGGCAATCTCTGCAGCGCCAAAGCAACCAGAAAAGAGAAGCTCATCATCTATTTGTTGCAGATGTATGTGTTGGGCGCTGAGCATCCTTCTCCTCGCATTGATAATAATAGGAGCCACTGCAGGAATACTCTACCTTATCTTCCGCCCAAAACTTCCGAGTTACTCTGTTAACAGCTTGAAGATAAGCGATTTAAGGCTCAATTTGGACATGAGCTTATATGCTAAATTCGACGTTAAGATAACAGCTGAAAACCCAAACAAAAAGATTGGGATTTACTATGAGCAAGGTGGCCGGTTGAGCGTGTGGTATACAAACATGAGGCTTTGTGAAGGGGCACTGCCAAAGTTTTACCAAGGTCACCAGAACAAAACAGTACTCTATGTGGCCTTGACTGGCCAAAACCAATATGGAAACGTACTGATGAATGCACTGCAACAGCAACAACAAACTGGAAGCATCCCCTTGGATCTCAATGTTAATGCACCAGTAGCAATTGAACTGGGGACACTGAAGCTCAGGAAGGTCAGGATTTTGGGGAAGTGTTTGTTGGTTGTGGATAGTCTCACTGCTAATAATTTTATTAGCATAAAAGCTGATAATTGTAAATTTAGATTGAAGCTTTGA
- the LOC126794856 gene encoding uncharacterized protein LOC126794856 isoform X2 — protein MAAEEESLEEIVAARKERLRALKAAQQLLNTPDEDDQNQPDDVDQTTNMKFRNYVPHDKKLQEGKLEPPKPSKFEDPVAAVPPPSNKTEDPFLNIAPKKPNWELRRDVQKKLDKLERRTQKAMCKLMEQEKQKQLEEDAISGAGD, from the exons ATGGCTGCGGAAGAGGAGTCCCTGGAAGAAATAGTTGCGGCTCGGAAAGAGAGGCTGAGAGCTCTCAAAGCTGCGCAGCAACTGCTGAACACTCCGGATGAGGATGACCAGAATCAGCCTGATGACGTCGATCAAAC TACCAACATGAAATTCCGAAATTATGTTCCTCATGATAAGAAGCTTCAGGAAGGGAAGCTAGAGCCGCCAAAACCATCCAAGTTTGAAGACCCTGTTGCAGCGGTGCCACCTCCATCTAACAAGACCGAG GACCCATTCCTGAATATTGCTCCTAAGAAACCAAACTGGGAACTTCGTAGGGATGTGCAGAAGAAGCTGGATAAGCTTGAAAGGCGAACCCAGAAGGCAATGTGTAAACTCATGG AACAAGAAAAGCAGAAGCAATTGGAAGAAGATGCCATCAGTGGTGCTGGTGACTAG
- the LOC126794848 gene encoding uncharacterized protein LOC126794848, protein MELGEAKRRCRDVIERIESLPASCKRTLLKLAHSELSFLSRAATSERPLSLNIGHIEAVVHILHLPCITGVSRVCKPIPLSPSLNVHVDIACTLNTNPVWIIVSDRNPNYITCNGLHSRLHQLTAAAASASVALRPSSLILFFSHGLSSFLSDKLMHEFGATLVLLGHPSFHFHLIEEAGDWIHVLLPRTYQEASVFEIKLGDPKPDHVSCLQSHVMAAHWDLPEDTSSPLFPPFTSLLSKMHLFPLDVETMETAKMGHCEVVNFDTTALIALVSAISNGGTQKLLATPESELRRRFKGNYEFVIGQVMSEIQNPILVELDSTISGKGGIICETVHSEFKELVTMYGGPNEKLRTSHLLKYLRVVPDSPSKRMMSLPTTRKLALKCKVVFGTGDYWYAPTATANMAFVRAVSQAGMSLRTIEHGPRALTGD, encoded by the exons ATGGAATTGGGAGAAGCCAAGAGGCGATGCAGAGATGTAATAGAGAGAATAGAGAGTTTACCGGCTTCTTGCAAACGCACTctcctcaagttggcgcactCTGAACTCTCCTTCCTCTCCCGCGCCGCCACCTCCGAGCGGCCTCTCAG TTTAAATATCGGGCACATCGAGGCAGTTGTTCACATTCTCCACCTCCCTTGCATCACCGGCGTCTCTCGCGTTTGCAAGCCTATtcctctctctccttccctTAATGTTCATGTTGATATTGCCTGCACCCTCAACACCAACCCTGTCTGGATTATTGTTTCCGATCGAAACCCCAACTACATCACCTGCAACGGCTTGCATTCCCGCCTCCACCAACTCACTGCCGCCGCCGCCTCTGCTAGTGTGGCTCTCAGACCCTCCTCCcttattcttttcttctctcatGGACTCAGCAGCTTCTTATCTGATAAACTCATGCATGAATTTGGGGCCACCCTGGTTCTGCTGGGCCATCCTAGTTTTCATTTCCATCTCATTGAGGAAGCCGGCGATTGGATCCATGTACTCCTTCCCAGGACATATCAGGAGGCTTCTGTTTTTGAGATCAAACTTGGTGATCCAAAACCTGATCATGTTTCATGTTTACAATCTCATGTCATGGCTGCCCATTGGGATTTGCCAGAGGACACCTCCTCACCACTGTTTCCACCATTTACTTCGCTGCTCTCCAAAATGCACTTGTTCCCTTTGGATGTGGAAACCATGGAGACAGCCAAAATGGGTCACTGTGAAGTTGTCAACTTTGATACCACAGCTTTGATTGCTCTTGTTTCGGCTATTAGTAACGGAGGCACACAGAAACTTTTGGCTACTCCAGAAAGTGAATTGAGGCGCCGTTTTAAAGGCAACTATGAGTTTGTGATTGGACAG GTGATGTCTGAAATTCAGAATCCAATTCTTGTCGAACTTGATAGCACAATATCTGGAAAGGGGGGCATTATTTGTGAAACTGTTCATTCAGAGTTCAAGGAATTAGTGACAATGTATGGAGGGCCTAATGAGAAGTTGAGAACTAGTCACCTCTTAAAATATCTCAG AGTTGTTCCTGATAGCCCCTCTAAACGCATGATGAGCCTTCCGACCACTCGAAAACTGGCTTTGAAGTGTAAGGTTGTTTTTGGTACTGGTGATTACTGGTATGCTCCGACTGCAACAGCTAATATGGCATTTGTGAGAGCGGTTTCACAAGCTGGGATGTCCTTGCGTACCATTGAGCACGGACCACGTGCATTAACTGGGGATTAG
- the LOC126794851 gene encoding uncharacterized protein LOC126794851, whose product MASDLSEVEEEEKETWVTMGSYGGTVRQLRGATKGEGEGESCAATAAEEEIMLLWGIQQPTLSRPNAFVAQSSLQLKLDSCGHSLSIFQSPSSLSTPGVTGSVMWDSGIVLGKFLEHAVDSELLLLQGKKVVELGSGCGLVGCIAALLGAQVVLTDLPDRLRLLKKNIEANLIHGDVRGSATVMELLWGDDPDPELIEPQPDFVLGSDVIYSEGAVLDLLTTLQQLCGSDTTVFLAGELRNDAVLEYFLDCAMENFIIGRLEQSQWHPDYCSSRIVLYVLVKKVIVDV is encoded by the exons ATGGCCAGTGACCTAAGTGaggtagaagaagaagagaaggaaaCATGGGTAACAATGGGATCGTACGGAGGAACAGTGAGGCAGCTGAGGGGCGCcacaaaaggagaaggagaaggagaatcATGTGCCGCTACGGCAGCTGAAGAGGAGATTATGTTGCTGTGGGGAATCCAACAGCCAACTCTCTCCAGACCAAACGCATTCGTCGCCCAATCCTCTCTTCAACTCAAACTCGATTCTTGTGGCCATTCTCTCTCTATTTTCCAGTCCCCTTCCTCCCTG AGCACGCCTGGGGTCACTGGTTCCGTCATGTGGGACAGTGGAATTGTATTGGGGAAGTTTCTAGAGCATGCTGTGGACTCGGAGTTGTTACTTCTGCAAGGCAAGAAAGTTGTTGAACTGGGCTCTGGCTGTGGTTTAGTCGG TTGCATTGCAGCCCTTTTAGGTGCTCAAGTTGTCCTTACCGATCTTCCTGATAGATTGAGGCtactaaaaaaaaacattgaggCCAATCTGATACATGGAGATGTGCGAGGTTCAGCAACAGTGATGGAATTACTATGGGGAGATGATCCTGACCCGGAACTGATAGAACCTCAACCTGATTTTG TTCTAGGATCTGATGTAATCTATAGTGAGGGAGCAGTACTGGATCTGCTGACTACCTTGCAACAACTCTGTGGGTCTGATACAACAGTGTTCTTGGCTGGAGAACTTCGAAATG ATGCTGTCCTTGAATACTTCTTAGATTGTGCAATGGAGAATTTCATAATTGGACGTCTGGAGCAGAGTCAGTGGCATCCAGACTATTGTAGCAGTCGCATTGTTTTGTATGTTCTGGTCAAGAAAGTGATTGTGGATGTTTag
- the LOC126793801 gene encoding LOW QUALITY PROTEIN: alcohol dehydrogenase-like 6 (The sequence of the model RefSeq protein was modified relative to this genomic sequence to represent the inferred CDS: inserted 2 bases in 1 codon) has protein sequence MSLPKQASVITCKAAVAWGPGQPLVIEQVDVSPPQPSEIRIKIVHIHRLSTETAIYYSALLQAIFPRIFGREATGIVESVGQGVTEFAEGDHVLTVFTGECGTCRQCVSGXLGLERRGVMHGDQGTRFAINGKPVYHYCAVSSFSEYTVVHSGCAVKINPIVPLDKVCLLSCGLAAGLGAAWNVADISKGSSVVIFGLGTVGLSVAQGAKIRGASAIIGVDTNSEKGEIAKAFGVTKFINPNDCKEPVQQVVKHLTGGGADYAFECIGDTRMVTTAMQACCDVIFFIPIFELLS, from the exons ATGTCGTTGCCGAAACAAGCCAGTGTCATCACCTGCAAAG CTGCGGTGGCATGGGGACCTGGGCAGCCTTTGGTGATAGAGCAAGTCGATGTAAGTCCACCTCAGCCATCGGAGATAAGGATCAAAATCGTGCATATTCACCGATTAAGCACCGAAACAGCCATATA CTACTCTGCACTTTTGCAGGCTATTTTTCCTAGGATATTCGGCCGTGAAGCAACAGG GATTGTTGAGAGTGTTGGCCAGGGAGTGACTGAATTTGCAGAAGGAGACCATGTGCTAACAGTCTTCACTGGAGAATGCGGAACATGCAGGCAATGTGTATCGGG ACTGGGTCTAGAAAGGAGAGGTGTAATGCATGGTGATCAAGGGACACGCTTCGCCATAAATGGGAAACCCGTATATCATTATTGTGCAGTTTCGAGTTTCAGTGAATATACTGTCGTGCACTCTGGATGTGCTGTCAAAATAAACCCAATTGTGCCTCTGGACAAAGTATGCCTTCTCAGTTGTGGACTAGCTGCAG GCTTGGGTGCAGCTTGGAATGTTGCTGATATATCTAAAGGATCAAGTGTGGTGATATTTGGTCTTGGAACCGTAGGCCTTTCT GTTGCACAGGGTGCTAAGATCAGGGGCGCATCAGCCATAATTGGTGTTGACACTAATTCTGAAAAAGGGGAAATCG CAAAAGCTTTTGGAGTTACCAAATTTATTAACCCAAATGACTGTAAAGAACCTGTTCAACAG GTTGTCAAGCATCTCACAGGTGGAGGAGCAGACTACGCATTTGAATGTATAGGTGACACAAGAATGGTAACTACTGCAATGCAGGCCTGTTGCGATGTAATATTCTTTATCCCAATTTTTGAACTTCTTTCCTAA